The Paludibacter jiangxiensis DNA window TCACACGGCCGCCACACATGGCGTAACCGATAGCAGTGCCCACAATCGAAGCTTCAGAAATGGGTGAGTTGAACAGACGATGATAAGGAAGCGCTTCTGTCAAACCACGATATACGGCGAAAGCTCCACCCCAGTCACGGTTTTCTTCACCATAAGCGACCAAAGTAGGATCGGTATAGAACCGATGGGCAATGGCTTCGAACAGACCGTCGCGCAGTTGGTACTGTTTCATTTTTGAGACAGGATTGCCCTCTTTGTCTTTGATGTAACGCACTTTTCCGGCAATCTGTTTGGCGCGTGGATTTTCGCTCAGCGGATGGTTTACCTCTGGTGTTGCATCCGAGAAAGCATCCACTGTTTGGTTAGAGAACATCATTTCGCCCAACAATTCGGGATTTTTGCGCAAATCCATGCGGGGAGAAATCTCTTCGTCGATGGCTAATTTGAAAACATCGACCATGCTCTCTTTTATGCCGGTTTGTATTTTGTCCAGATCTCCTTGGGTAGCCACTTTGGCATCAATTAGTTTCTTGCCGAAAGTTGCAATACAGTCGAACTGTTCCCACAGCTCCATCTCTTCTTTTGAACGATACGATGAGGCGTCGGAAGGAGAGTGGCCGCTGTAACGGTAAGTGACCACGTCAAGCAGCACCGGACCGCCCTTTTCCTTGTCGAGAATTTCGCGTTTACGACGGTAAGCGTCGATCACGGCTAGCGGATTGTAACCGTCCACACGTTCGGCATGCATCTGTTCGGGATTCACACCGGCGCCGATGCGGGCTGCAAAGTCGTAGCCCATGGTTTCTCCGCGGGTCTGGCCGCCCATACCGTACTGGTTGTTCATGATATTGATGACCACCGGCAGGCCGCCTTTCATGTCGTCGCCCCACAGTTGTTTGAATTGATCCATGGCAGCAAACATCAGGCCTTCCCAAACCGGACCGCAGGCCATAGAGGCATCACCGATGTTGGCCACTACGATGCCTGGTTTGCGGTTTACTTTTTTGTAGAGCGCCGCACCCACGGCAATATCGCCGCTACCACCTACGATAGCATTGTTGGGATAGATACCGAAAGGAAGGAAGAACGCGTGCATACTTCCACCCAAGCCTTTGTTGAAGCCGGTTTCGCGAGCGAAAATTTCGGCCATTATCCCGTAAAGAAGGAAGCGTTTTGCCAAATCTTTTGCCGATCCGTTGAAGTTTTTCTTCACGATTCCATAAGCAGTTCCCCCGAAGAAATCTTCCATGATTTTGGTCAGGGTAGCGTCATCCAATTGCTGAATGGAACGAAGGCCTTTTGCCAGAATTTCGCCGTGGCTACGGTGCGACCCGAAAATAAAGTCTTCGATGGTCAGCGTGTAAGCCATCCCGACAGCTGCTGCTTCCTGCCCCGCAGAAAGGTGAGCCGGGCCGGGATTGTTGTACGAAATTCCGCTGTAAGCGCCGGTAGTTTTTACCAGGTTTAACATGGTCTCGAATTCGCGGATCATGGCCATATCGTGATAGATATGCAACAGATCTTCTGTTGAAAAATTCTTGCTTTTCAGCTCGTCCTGAATCGTTTTGTTGTATTGGTTAACAGGAATGGGTTTGAAGGTAATTTCGCCTGCCTCAAAAAGAGGAGCAGGATCGACAAATAAACTTTTAGGCATGGTATTTTAAGTTAGGATTATTTGATTGGTCGAATGTGTGTTTGTTATAAAGTTTAATGTTCAAAGTTTGAATTTGGTTCCTTTCATGTCTGTTTGATTCAGATATTGCATGAAACTACTGATCATTCTGCTGGCTTCTTCGGCTAACCTGAACGTACTGTCAAACTCTTCTTTTGTGATATAATTGTTATCCAATGCCCGATATAATTGCGATCGGGTTTCTCCTGAAGAGCCTTTTGCTATGGATAAAAATTGAATGAATTCACGATTGCCATTCCGTTCAAAGCCTTCTGCAATATTATCCATCACAGAACCTGAAGAGCCTTTGATTTGCCCAATCAGGCGGTAATCACGAGAAAAAGATTCTTTTTGTGTCAAAAGATGAATTTGTTTGCATAGCTCGCGTGCCGTTTGCCATGCTTTTATATCTTCAAACCTTTCAATTTTTGCCATAACCTTAAACTTTGAACTTGAAACTTTAAAACTCAAACGCAGTTTCTTTAAAAATTTCGCTTACAGTCGGGTGGGGAAATACCACCTCTTTCAGCTCTTTGAGTGTCAGTTCGGCTTCGATGGCCATGCAGGCGCCGTAAATCATTTCACTGGAGGGGTTGCCCAGCATGTGAACGCCGAGAACTTCTCCGTGCTTTTCGCCGACGATCACTTTGCACAGGCCGCTGCCTCCTTCGTTTTCAGCAACAAAACGTCCGGCATAAGCCATCGGTAGTTTGGCTACTTTTACGGCAATGTTTTTGGCTTTGGCTGCTTCTTCGGTGAGGCCAACACCCGAAATTTCAGGGTTGGTATACACTACGCCCGGAATAGCATTGTAGCGCATCACATCTTTCCCTCCGGTCAGGTTGTTCACCACCACTTCTCCTTCGCGACTGGCAGTATGTGCTAAGAGTGAAAATCCGGTAACGTCGCCTGCGGCAAAAACATTCGGAATGTTGGTACGCATCTTTTCGTCCACTTTGATGC harbors:
- a CDS encoding alpha-ketoacid dehydrogenase subunit alpha/beta; amino-acid sequence: MPKSLFVDPAPLFEAGEITFKPIPVNQYNKTIQDELKSKNFSTEDLLHIYHDMAMIREFETMLNLVKTTGAYSGISYNNPGPAHLSAGQEAAAVGMAYTLTIEDFIFGSHRSHGEILAKGLRSIQQLDDATLTKIMEDFFGGTAYGIVKKNFNGSAKDLAKRFLLYGIMAEIFARETGFNKGLGGSMHAFFLPFGIYPNNAIVGGSGDIAVGAALYKKVNRKPGIVVANIGDASMACGPVWEGLMFAAMDQFKQLWGDDMKGGLPVVINIMNNQYGMGGQTRGETMGYDFAARIGAGVNPEQMHAERVDGYNPLAVIDAYRRKREILDKEKGGPVLLDVVTYRYSGHSPSDASSYRSKEEMELWEQFDCIATFGKKLIDAKVATQGDLDKIQTGIKESMVDVFKLAIDEEISPRMDLRKNPELLGEMMFSNQTVDAFSDATPEVNHPLSENPRAKQIAGKVRYIKDKEGNPVSKMKQYQLRDGLFEAIAHRFYTDPTLVAYGEENRDWGGAFAVYRGLTEALPYHRLFNSPISEASIVGTAIGYAMCGGRVIPEIMYCDFLGRCGDEVFNQLPKWQAMSGNILKMPVVVRVSVGSKYGAQHSQDWTSLVAHIPGLKVCFPVTPYDAKGLMNTALHGTDPVIFFESQRIYEIGEQFHSEGVPEEYYEIPFGEPDIKREGKDITILTIGATLYRALDAAKILEEKYGMSAEVIDARSLSPFNYEKVIESVKKTGKIVLSSDATQRGSFLNDIAQNISELAFDYLDAPPVVVGSRNWITPAYELEYAFFPQPETIIDAIHEKIVPLPRHVPFANFTEVEQIRRAKLGI
- a CDS encoding four helix bundle protein, yielding MAKIERFEDIKAWQTARELCKQIHLLTQKESFSRDYRLIGQIKGSSGSVMDNIAEGFERNGNREFIQFLSIAKGSSGETRSQLYRALDNNYITKEEFDSTFRLAEEASRMISSFMQYLNQTDMKGTKFKL